The DNA window GACTGTCGGTGCTGGCCGAGGGCGTCGAGACCGCAGAGGAGCGGGCTTTCGTTCAAGATCAGCGCTGCGATGAGATCCAGGGCTTTCTGCTCGGTAGACCGCAACCGCCTGCGGAAATCACCCGCTTGATGCACCCAGCCGGACCTCAGACCACTGATGCTCAGCCGAGTCCCCTGGATGAGAAAGTACCCGACTCCTCCATTTGAATACCCTTGCCAGGGCCGAGGACCATGAGATTCTTCGAGGACGAGCTTGCGACTCTGACTTGCGCCGACCGCGTCGGCCGGACGATCCACGTCTGGTCTCCGGAGGTCCCGCAGGCGGTCTTCGTCGCGGTCCACGGCGCCATGGCCCATGGTGGCGACTACTGCACTCCGGCGCTCTGGTTCAAAGAT is part of the bacterium genome and encodes:
- a CDS encoding alpha/beta hydrolase, whose translation is MRFFEDELATLTCADRVGRTIHVWSPEVPQAVFVAVHGAMAHGGDYCTPALWFKD